The genomic stretch TTTTAGCGAAAGCAGCCTTTAAACATAATATTCCTTTCATATTAAGTACGGTAACGACAAGCAGTCTTGAAAGAATTTCTGAATTAACAGAAGGAAAAGCCTGGTATCAATTATACCATCCGAGAGAAGAGTGGTTGCGTGACGATATTCTAGACCGTTGCGAAGCTTCAGGTTACGATGTTTTGGTTGTTTTAGCAGACGTTCCGACTTTTGGATACAGAGCAAAAGAAATCAGAAATGGTTTGGCAATGCCTCCTCAATTGAATTTCAGGAACGTTTCACAAGCTTTGGTAAAACCGGAATGGTGTCTGGAAATAATGAAACACGGAGTTCCAAGTTTTAAGACCATGGAAAAATACATGGATAAAAATATGGGCGTGAAACAATTGGGACAGTTCATGAATTCTACATTTTCCGGAAGATTAAATTCAGACAGAATAAAAGCAATTCGCGATAAATGGAAAGGAAAATTGGTCATTAAAGGGGTGGCTTCAGACGAAGATGCTGCAGAAGCAGTTCGTTTAGGATTCGACGGAATGATTATATCAAATCACGGTGGAAGGCAGCTTGATGCAGGAGAATCTACGATTGCTGTAGTGAAAGACATCAGTGAAAAATACAAAGGTCAAATCAAAATAATGATGGATAGCGGCGTAAGAACTGGTCCGGATGTTGCCCGCGCTTTGAGTTGTGGCGCAGAATTTACCTTTATGGGAAGAACCTTTATGTATGCAGTCGGTGCTTTAGGCGATAAAGGCGGTGATCATATTATTGAGATGCTAAAAATGCAGTTCAGACAAGTGATGGAGCAGGTTTGTTGTGAAAAAACAACTGATCTACAGAACTTTAGAGTGAAGTAATACGATCTTAAATTTTAATAAATCAATTCATATTATAATTATGATTAAGAAAATAATTTTTACCATCAGTTTTTTACTGGCGTTCGTTGTATTCGGACAGAAAAAGAACGACAAAGATGTTGTTGCTGATGCTGCCGAAAAACTTCGCTTAGCAATGGTAAGCGGTGATAAAGCAATGTTGGAATCTTTGATTTTACCTGAATTAACATATGGTCATTCGGGAGGACATATTGATGACGCTACAGAATTTGTCGAAAAATTAGTAAGTAAAAAATCAGATTTTGTAACCATTGATATTACCAACCAAACGGTAAATATTGTAGGAAATACGGCAATTGTTCGTCACCATTTCTACGCAACGACTGCTGATCTTGGAAAAGCTCCGGGTGATGTAACATTGGATATTGTATTGGTTTGGGTGAAAACCGGAAAAAATTGGAAATTACTTGCCCGACAAGCCGTAAAATCTGAAAAGAAGAAATAAATTATTTAAATTATAAAAACAAAATTCGTAAAGTGAACTTCACGAATTTTTTTATGAACAAATTTCTATAGAGAATCTCTTTCAATATATTTAAAGACATTATTCACCTGCTCTTTCTTATTTTTTAAAACCATGTACGCTGCAGATTCTGCCATTGCTTTAAAATCTGTGGTGATTACGGTAATTCCCAGTAATTCTTTCAAAGGGGTTTCGTTATAAGAAATAATGCCGATGTCTTTTCCCAGTTCAAGATTTTTCTGCCTGATTTGCTTTACCAAATTTACCAGATCACGCTCCCGAATGGTGATGAATATATCCTTATCCTGAAGTTCCATGTCGGGATATATTTCATCCAAAATTTCATAATCCAGTTTAAAATCTTCACAAAACTTCTCAAAACCACGTACGATGCGGAAAGGATAGGGGTGAATTGACTTATCGGGATAAACCAAAATGATCTTCTCGTATTTTTTTATTTTTTCTAAGCCTTCCTTCAAAGCATTATAGATATCATGCTCAAAATCCTGAAAAATCGTACCGTATTCTCCCGAAATATTAGGCTTGGTATTATCAAGCAACAACAATTTATTCTTTGGAATTTTTTCAATCATTTCAATAACCTCTTTTGTCGAACTCGTATGCTTCGACTGTTCATCTCGGAAGTGAGGCATGATGACATAATAATCAAATCCGCCAAGATTTTTTTTCAAAGCATTAATGAAAAGCGTTTCGTCACAATGATAAATATACATCTCAACATTCCCTTTGGTACCGATTGCATTGACGAAATAATTGTAGATCATCATCTTGTAAGTACTCGGTTTGTTGATCAGAAAGAAGATATTAATGATGTCATTCTTATTGATGCGTGAAATATAATATCCTTTTCCTTTTACAGACTCTATAATTTGCCTTTTGCGCAGTTCTTTATAAGCTTTTTCAACGGTGTCCCTCGACAGAAAACATGATTCACTAAGCTCATTGATTGAAGGAATTTTTTCCCCGATCTTTATTTCCCCGCCATCGATTCCATTCAGAATAGAATCAACAATCTGTTTGTATTTAGGAACTCTGGAGTTTTCATTGATATTTATTTCGAACGTTTCAGCCATGACTTTTCGGTAAGAGAAATTATTTTAATTAAACTAAATCTAATTTGAAAAAAGATTAGTGCCAGAAGACAAGTTACAAAAATTTACATTAATTGATAAATGTCATTTATTTTTATTAAAACGTATTTAATTGTTTGATTTTTAATAGGTTTTTATCAGCCTTTATATGACTTATCTTTTTTGAAAATCACCAATTTCATGACATAGAATTAAAATGCGTTGTTTCGATTAAAAAAAAGTAATGCGGAATTCTAGTTTTGTTTATTATATTTTTGAAAAAATTAATAAAATATTAAATCATTTTTTACATTGTCTAAATTTCTATGAAACTCTAAAAATCTTAAACACAAACAAAAAAGCCTGCTCTTTTCAGAACAGACTTCAATTAATATGAATGTGAAATTTTTTAAGGCATTTTTTTGAAACCTTCAGCTTTTATTTTCCAGCTTCCATCTTTTGGAAAACCAGGGAATTCCCCGGTAGAATTATCCCAACCTTCAAGCATCATCGCAACAGTTGTTAAAACGCCACCGTTTCCGGGAAGATATATTCTAAGACGTTTATCTTGGAAATTATGTCCGTTTTTAAGATATGTATTGGTTTGAATATTCATAAAAAGTGCATCCAACGCTTTATTCGGAAGTCCAAGTCTTGCTGCATTCATTGCGGTCATTGGGAAATCCCAACCCCAAGTGTGCTCCCAATTCCATCTTTCCCAAACGATATCCAACGTATTTTTCATTATTTTTTTATTCAGTTTCGGAGATTCAGGAACCATTCCTAATGCTCCCAAAACTGCAGGGTGATCGGTCATCCATTTTGGAAATGTGAAAGAATCTTTCGCTGATTCTGTTGACAAATAAACACCATCCTGAACCGGAAGTGGAGCTAATTTATTGATCACATCATCCCATTTTTTATCTCTTGGCTGTCCCAATCTTTCTTTCCATTGCTGGGCTACTTTCAAAGCCCAATCCCAATACGCAACTTCATAAGTTGGGTTGTATGTATCTTTCGCCGGGAAAACTTCCTGTGCAGGAATTACGCCTTTTCCTAAGTTATAACGGTTTTTCTCTTTATCATACGTTGCAAAATCTGCCATAAAATCTGCCGTTGCAAAAATCAGATCTTTATATTTTTCCAATACTTTTTTATCATTACTATTGCGGTACAAAAGTTCGGTCATATAAATGATATGCGGCTGTTCCCAGATCAAAAATGCAGCAACAGAAGACGGACTTTCATTTCCTTCATTATCTGACATTTTAATCCAACGAACGCCTTTATAACCTTGTCTTTCAGCTAATTTTTTAGCTTTATCGAAAGATCTGAAATAATAATCCAATTGTTTTTCCAAAATTTCAGGTCTTCCCCATAAAGCATAATGTACACCGTGCCACCAATGCATTTCTGTATGCGGTTTTCCGTACCAACTGTTGAAAGTTAAACCTGTTTCCTGCGGCGGATTGCTTCCTCCACACTGTACTTTGGTTAAATATTCTGACAAGACAACTCTTCTTTCCAATTCATTGGCTCTCGGATCTGTACTTCCTTCAAAATCAACGGCAGCACCGCTTTTCCAGAACGATTCCCATCCTGCTGCACTTTCTTTCTCAGCATCAACGAATAATGTTCTATTAGATTTTGGATTTTTAGCTGAAAATTCAACGCTTAATTCTAATTTTTTATTTTTAGAAGAAGGTTCGTAAACGAAATAATGTTTTCCGGCTTCCCGAAGTTTTCCTTCTGTAAAATTAAGTTGAGTATAATAATCGGTGCTTTGCAATTTATGCTGAATCAAACCTTGCGTTGATTGTGACGAAACAATTTTCGTGGTGTGATCGTTTTCATTTCCATAAAATGCTGCATCATCCAAAAATTGTCCGGTTGGAGACGGGTAGCGTGCAAAAACCTTCAATCTGTTTTTAGAAATCAAATCTGATTCAATTTTAACTCCGATCTTATCTGAATTCTGGAAAGAAGCAGTCCACACTTTTACAGGAGTTCCTTCCAAAGAAAATTCACTGGTAATAATTCCGGTCCACAAATCTATTTTCTGATTGATGTTTGTGAGGTCTGAAATTTTTGCTTTCTGACCGTCTTTTTTAAGCAGCTCAATCCCGATATTTCCCAATTGCAAACGGTGTTGGTTCACACGAAAATAATCAACAGCACCTTTATTTCTTTCTGGTTCTTTAATCTGAACACTGTACAAAGCTTTTCTTCCGTCGTTATTGAAATCGTAAGCTCTTAAAGTTTCTTCGAATTTATAACTTTCTTTATTGGGAAAACTGTTCCAGCCCCATTCTGACTGTGTTCCCAATGAAACTCCGTTTTTGTAATATTCAGGAAATGACTGCATTCCGGTAATATCAACCGTGTAGGCGAATTTCCCGTTTCCAACCGTCAAAGTAGAAAGTGTGTCAGCTTTTGTGTTGACAACATTGTGACGCTGTACGACCTTCTTTCGGTCAATTTTCTGGGCATTAAGTGAAGAAAATCCAACGCAGAAAAGACTCAGATATATTGCAATTTTTTTCATTTTTAAATTTTTATTTTGCTTTTATTTACCGCAAAAGAGACAAAAGATTTTCTTGTATTCTTTAGCTATTCAAAAGGTGGCAAAATGACAATAAAAAATCAGACATTTTGTAAACTTTTGAATTTCTTATTTTCAATAATTTCTTTTGAACCTTTTGCGGTTATATTATTTAATTATTTTATTTTTTGCCACGAATACACAAATATTTTTTTATTAGTCATTATTTAATTCGTGCATTCGTGGCATTAAACCTATTTCAAAACCGTCGCGCTCATTATTCCAATCACAACATCGTTGCTTACTGCGGTTACTGTTATAGATTTTAATTCTTTATTCGGGTCAATCGGTAAATCCAAAATAGTGGCTGCTCCGCCTTCCACAGCACGGTTGCTTACTCCTTTAATTTCTGAATATTTACTTAAACTTCCTCCTTTATACAATTCTCCGGTTTTTAGTTTTACTCTGTACGGAATTTTATCATCCGGAATTTCAAATGCAAAATTATCATCAAACAAATCCTGCTCAATCGGCCACCAGTTTGTTGGATTTTTCAGCTCTAATTCTGTATTTGAACCGTCAGAATATTGAACTGTAATTTTTCCATTAATTATTTGCGACTGCATCGGATTGGTAGAACCCGCTAAAAGAAAATATATTTTTTTACCTTTTCCATTTAATGGAATTTCAACAGCATTCGGATAATTATCCCACTGACTTGCAAAAACAATATTTTTATCTTTATTATCAATTAAAAACGGAATTCCTAAAAATTCTAGTTTTCCATTTTTACGATTTGTCATCAATCCACTGTCGTCAATTTGAGTAGTTGCCAAAGGATAACACCAGTTCCCGATGCCTTGCCACGGAAGTTGTAAGGTAGGAACAGTTGGTCTTGGCGAAAGATATTTTTGATCGAAAATTTGGCTTACTCGGTCGTTGTATTTTGATGCTAATGAAATGGTATTAAATTCACTTTTATTTTCAATTCCCCAATCTGTAATTTCAACATTTTGCTTAATTCCATTGTAATCTAATTCTAAGTTATTGGTTCCTTTGCTTAAAATATTTGTCGGAATTTCAATGGTTGAAATCTGATTTTTAGTAATTGAAAATGTTTTAGTTAAACCATTAACAGTCAGTTTTCCATTATAATCTTTCGATGATTTATTTTGAATCTGAAGTTTGTTATTCACCCATTTTGTTTGCAAAGGATGTTGAATATCAACATTCACAGGTTGCCACCATTTGGTTCCGTTTTGCTCAAGCTGAACAAAAAAAGTTCCTTTTCTTTCTTCTTTAACCAACTCAAACTGATTACCATTTCGGGTTTTTATCAATTCCTGTGGATCATTGACTTGAAGAATTTTCTTTTTTGAATCGAAATTAAGCTGCAGATTTTCAGAAAGATAATTGATAAAATCTGTCTTTTCAATTTTTAATTCCTGTCCGGAATAGGCGATTTCTATATTAAATTCTTTTCCGATTGGTGTTTCAAACTGAATAAAAGGCTGCAAAATGGAATTGGGTTTAATTTTCCAATCTACTTTTTTACCATTTACTTTTACGGATTTTATTTCGGTATGATTTACCGGAATTTGCATTTGAAGCGTAACCGATTTTTGATTATTTGATTTAAACCAAAACTTTGATTTCTTCGAGGTTCTATTAAATTTATATTCCCAATCCTGAACTTTCAGTTCTGCAAAATTCCACTCTTTCGGGAATCCCGGTTTGATACTGATTTTATTCTCCAACAAATTAGGATAAACCCCAAAAAGTCCTTCCGTTAAAGTTCTGGCAGCAACGCCAATTGGGTCTGCAAAATCGCGGTACAATTCACCTCGAAATGCGTCGTAATGTGATAATTGCTCAAAATTTCCGGGACTTATCCCGTAATACATACTTTCGGTAATATTTCCTTTCCAAAGCAGGTATGCGTCCTCATTTCTTCCGGCCTGCCAATATGCCAAAGCGGTTTGTAAATTCTCCGCCAAAGCGACATTGTTAATAGACCAAGTGTATGGTTGCCAATTTGTTGTTGCTAATGTGTAATAGTTTTTGGAATCTTCGTCTTTTACTTTTACAGGAATGTGAGGAATTTGATTTCTAATATATTGTGTGTTTTGATAATCCTCAAATTCATTCAGAATATAGGCATCCGAAACGTGATAAATCGACCATATTCCTGGCTTGTCGTGAAGGATTTGATTGCCTAAAGCATCTTTAAATTCAGAAAAATATCCTTTGTTTTTAATCCAAAGTTCGTTTTTCATTGCTTTTAAAATTGAATCAGCTTCCTGTTGATAAGGTTGAGGATTTTCACCAATAATTTTCGCCAGTTTCGCCATTTCGCGGTTGGCTCTGTAATTATATGCTGAGGTATGGGTCACTTTTCCACCCGAATATTGCAATCCGTCACTTGCCCAAATCGCCGCATACGCATCATAAAGATCGCCACGTTTGAAGTTTCTTTTTTCCCAATTCATATGACGAACCATCGTTGGCCACATTTTCTTGAGGAATTCTTTGTCTCCCGTATAATTGAAATGCGAAAACATTTGATCAAAGAAAACCAAATTCATATCATAATGATGTGGCTTTGAATTATCATTCGGATTCCTCGAAATATATCCGCTTGAAAACACTGAAGTTCCCATCTTTTCTGCGTGTCTCGCTAAATGTAAAAGTGTATCCATCTCAACAGGCGCAAAATCTGGTTTTAAAACCTGAGAGTTAGAATAGCTTTCAAAATGTTCTTTCGCCCTGTCGTGCCAACTCAAAACGTCAGCAGCGTAAGCTCCACGCCAAGCATTGAGTCTCATTCTCCACGCAACGGCACCGTGAAGAAAGGTCGGGCTTTCCCAAACTCCGTCTGCAGCAACTGCTAAATTAGCTCCGAAATTATTTAAATCTGAATCCGGAGTTTTTAACTGAATTCTGTTGGTTAATGTTAAACGTGATTGTTCAGCTTTATTAAAAATATCGGCAAGCTTTTCATCAGACAAAGTAGAACTTGAATTTTCTTTGGCTATTTGAATATAAACCGGATTTTTTTGCGCTGAATAACCAGCGTAAACAATAGGGGATTGTTCTGCTTTATTTTGTGTGAAATCAGACAGATTATCTAACGTTTTTGCATCTGTTAATTGTAATGAACTAACGTTTGAAAAATTTCCGTTAATAGTCTGAGTTTCCTTTTTTTTATTGAAATAAGAAAGCTGGAATTGGTTTTTATTTATTTGAAACTGATTGCCTTCACAATATTCGGGAAGCAGGTAAAATCCTGATTCAGGATCTGCACCGATGTCGCCATTTCTGCTGAATGTTTTTCCGCTTGCGCCACCGTAAACCGCATAGATTTTTGTATTGGAATCTATAGTTGAAGTTTCCATTTTTAAAACTAAACCTTCTTCTTTTGATTGTGCTAAAACAGTTAATTTTAAACTTCCATTTCCAAGAATAGGATCTTTGATTTCATACAACATTGAGCCCGGTCGGTAACGAGTTTCAATTTTATCAGCGTTAATCAGTTTTTTGATAGAGTTTCCTTTTTGGATGACAAACTGAAGGTTGCCGCCCATTCCGGGAAGATACAGTGCGAATTCAGGTAAATCTCCTGCTTCAACACGGGAAGCACGGTTATCGCCATACAAAGCACGGTTGAATCTGTATTTTCCATTGACCAATAAAAAATCGCCTTTGTCTTCTTTATAATGCAGTTCACGTTCGTTATTCTGCCAATGTTTAGACTGAGAAAACGAATATGAGAATGCCGATAGAAGAATCATCCCGGCGAAAATGGTTTTCCTTCGCATTTTATGGTTTTAACTCGGTTAAAGACTGTCCGTTAACAGTCACATTTTTTAAGGTCACATTTTTCAGGAAATCTACTTTGTAAGGAATCTGAACACCTGTCATTTTAGCATTAATCATTGTAAAATCTGTTACCGGAGAAGATTCGTAAGCATCAGAAAGAACAGCATATTTTCCACCTTTTTCTACCTGTAAATTTTCTACCCAAATATTTCTAATCGTCGGAATATGATTTCCGGGTTTTTCATAATGCATATTGAAACGTACTGCTGCTTCTTTGTAAGCGCCAACTTTTGTATTGTAGAAAAAAACATTTTCAATAGTTCCGCCACGGCTTGAGCTGGTTTTAATTCTTAGAGCTCGGTCAAGATTTTTACTGTCCATTACATTTCCGATGGCATAAATATTTCTTGCTCCACCTGCAATTTCGCTTCCAATAACGACACCACCGTGACCGTCTTTCATTTCGCAGTTTTCAATAATATGATTTTCGGCAGGTCTTCCGATGTCTCTTCCGTCCTCATCTCTTCCAGATTTAATGGCGATACAGTCGTCTCCGGTATCAAAATAAGAATCTTTAATCCATACATTTTTACAGGCTTCCGGGTCGAAACCGTCATTGTTTGGTCCGTGACTTATTACTTTTACTCTTTCAATCAAAACATTTTCACACAAAACAGGATTCAAATTCCACATTGGAGAGTTTTTTACAAGAACATCTGCCATATAAAAGTTTTTAGACTTGTAAGGCTGAACAAAATTGGGTCTTAAATACCATCCATCCCCGAAAATTCTTTCTCTTGCTGGTTTTCTTTCAGCCATATATTCGTGAAGCTTTGCACGGGCAGGATTTTGTCTTCCCGGACGAGAAGTATTGTATCCGTATTTTGTGGCGCCACACCAAAACCACCAGTTATCATTATCAGAATTTCCATCTAATGTTCCTTTTCCGGTTACTGCAATGTTTTCTTCTTCGTAAGCATAAATTAACGATGAGTAATTCATACATTCCATACCTTCCCAACGTGTGAATACGATAGGATAGTCTTTGCTATCTTGGCTGAATAAAATCGTTGAACCGTCAGTCAAATGCAGGTTAACGTTACTTTCTAAATAAATTGCTCCTGTCAAGAAAACTCCGTTCGGAACGACAACTCTTCCGCCGCCTTCAGCACTACATTTTTCGATTGCTTTTTTGAAAGCTTCGGTATTTTTTGTTTTTCCGTCACCAATAGCTCCAAAATCAGTTATCAGATAATCAACTTTTCTGAATTCTGGTTTTTTGATCTGCTTCTTTAAAGCTTTAATTTCTTTTAAAGGTTGCTTTGCTGAAGTCCAAGGTTTGTATTGTGCCGATGCATTGATCGATAGGATAAATACAAAAATGAATAAAAAGTATTTTTTCATAATTCTAGAGAATTGTAAGTTTATAAGGCTGATCTTTTGAATTGTTTTCTTTCTAATCGCAATCTAAAATAATTGAAATTAAAAATTGTCCTGCACTGTCCGTTATTTTATTTTTTATGTAAACGATTGCATTGTTTTAATTTATAAATGTAAAATTAAACGAAGAATTACTTATTTATAGGCGCAAAAAAAGAGAAGTAACGATGTTATTTCTCTTTTATATTTATTAAGTATTATAAAAATTTAAAGCTGATCTACATCTAAAATCTATAAACAAAAGCATTGATATTCATTCCTGCACCGACTGATGCGAATAAAACAATGTCGTTTTCTTTGATAGAATGTGAAGCCAGTTCATCATTTAAAATCATAGTCAATAATGATGGGATTGTTGCCACGCTGCTGTTTCCAAGTTTACTGATCACCATCGGCATAATACCTGCCGGCGGAGGAGTATCATATAATTGGTAGAATCGGTTGACAATTGCTTCATCCATCTTTTCGTTTGCCTGATGTATGATAATTTTATCCAGCTGATCTATTGAATAGCCACTTTGATCAAAGCATTTTTTCATCGCATCCGGAACATTGATGAGAGCAAATTCATAGATTTTTCTACCATCCATCTTGATGTATCTTGTATCGGGGCAACTATCATTGTTATATGACTTACCAAAATTGAGGAAATCTTTCTCATTTAATGTGTGAGATGCAGATACGTGAGATTTTATACCGGAATCGTCATCATTATCATTGGCCTCCAGAATAACTGCTCCTGCTCCGTCTGCATAGATCATGCTGTCTCTGTCGTGTTCATCAACAACTCTTGAAAGTGTTTCTGCACCGATAACCAAACATCTTTTTGCAATACCAGATTTGATAAATGCATTAGCCTGAATAACGCCTTCAATCCAGCCGGGGCATCCAAATAACAAATCATAGCCAACGCAGAAATTATTTTTGATCTGCAATAAATTTTTAACTCTTGAAGCAAGACTCGGAACAGCGTCTGACTGTATGGTACCGAATTTTACATCGCCAAAATTGTGAGCGAAAATAATATAGTCTAAAGTTTCAGGATCAATTTTTGAATTTTCTATTGCATTCTTTGCCGCGATAAACCCTAAATCAGAAGTTACCTGATCATTGCTCGCATATCTTCTTTCTTCAATCCCTGTAATTTTTTTTAGCTTACTGGTAATTAACGAATTATCATCTTTTAGATTTTCTCCCTGTTCATTAAGGAAAACATGCTTATCGAAAAACAGATTGGTAATGGTTTCTGATGGTATGTAGTTCCCTACACCTATAATTTTACTTTTCATATTGCGGGTATCTCATTGTTGAGATCAATAAAATATTATGAATAAATTAATATTTTTATACTAAAGGTAGTTTTTTAATGGCGAAAGATACTATAAAAAATAATTTATTACAACGATTTAACATTCGATACATACAAAATTATCCTGTTGAATGACATAAACAGAATGAAAAATAACCTTCAACGACCCGTAAATAACTGTGTAAAAATGCACTATGCTGTTTTTATAACATTAAATGAAAAAAATCATGTTAAGTTTAAATGCTTGAGTCTCATTTTTTTACTATTTTCAATTTCTCTTCAAATATCTATAATAAACTTTTAGTAATTTAATTATTAAAAGTTTTTTTATTCACTTTTTTATCTTTCACTTTAATTATGAAATCCGGAACAACTACCATTTCTCCAGCTTTCACATTAATATCAAAGCTTTTGGTTTCACAATATGTGTTTGCAGGAAGGGTAGATTCATCAATAGCAATTGTATAAGTACCGGTTGGTAAAAAAGAATTGAATTTTCCTTCATCGTCGCTTCCTATTGTTTGTACGATATCGTTTTGTTTAATAATTTTAAATGCCACCGAAGATGCTCTGTGCTCAAAATCAAGAGCGGTTTTTGAATTGTAATCAAAAAATATTTTACCCTGAACTGTTCCGTTTTGATGAAGCGGAATATTTAAAGGATATGAATAAGAATCAACAGTAAAATCATATTCATCATAATACCAACCTTGCTGAATAAATTGTTTTAAGCTAAATTTTCCGAATGGTACATTTTTATAAAGTGCAGTTCCTTCTTCGGTAGTTTTCAATGCTATATTATTGATATTGATAATATAATCGTGCGCAGGTTTTTCTCCCATATCAAAAACATTATTGTTGTTTTCGTCATAAAAGGCAAATGCCTGTATTTTTCCTTTTTTATCAGGACTGAGTACTGTATTTCTTAAATTTAACGTTAAACCAACTTCAAATGTCAGAATATTATTAGATAAAACTCCAACAGAATAATTATACCACGACGAATTCATAAATGCAGTGAAATTTTTACCGAGATACTTTGCATTTAAAAAAGCAGAAGGCGATTTGCCGTAGATTACATCATCTACATACGACAATCCCGTACTCAGATTCACTTTGTCTTTTATAAAATTATCATTATAGAAAAGCGAAACGGTGAGCTTTTTATAATCGGTATTTGCTGCTGCTAAATGAGAAAATGCATATTCGGATAAATAGTAACTTCCAGATTGGTAAATGGCATTGATATTAAAGTTTTTAAAACTGTAGTTTCCATTCAGTTTCATCTGAAAATTCTGCTCGTCATCAAGTGGATATTTTACAATTCCTGTTTCAAAGGCAAATACTGCAGATTGTCTTGTTTTGTAATTTGACCACGAAATTTGTTCTACAATTCGGTGTGCCGTTAAATCCCGCAATTGACTATTTTCCCAGCTTCCAAAAAAATTATTGTAGCTGTTTGAGTTTTCATTCTGAAACTGATAAAAAAGTCC from Chryseobacterium indoltheticum encodes the following:
- a CDS encoding 3-oxoacyl-ACP synthase III family protein — its product is MKSKIIGVGNYIPSETITNLFFDKHVFLNEQGENLKDDNSLITSKLKKITGIEERRYASNDQVTSDLGFIAAKNAIENSKIDPETLDYIIFAHNFGDVKFGTIQSDAVPSLASRVKNLLQIKNNFCVGYDLLFGCPGWIEGVIQANAFIKSGIAKRCLVIGAETLSRVVDEHDRDSMIYADGAGAVILEANDNDDDSGIKSHVSASHTLNEKDFLNFGKSYNNDSCPDTRYIKMDGRKIYEFALINVPDAMKKCFDQSGYSIDQLDKIIIHQANEKMDEAIVNRFYQLYDTPPPAGIMPMVISKLGNSSVATIPSLLTMILNDELASHSIKENDIVLFASVGAGMNINAFVYRF